In a genomic window of Xylophilus rhododendri:
- the rplE gene encoding 50S ribosomal protein L5, with protein sequence MARLQEFYRDKLAPELVKQFGYKSPMQVPRLLKITLNMGVSEAVSDKKVMDNAVADLTKIAGQKPVVTKAKKAIAGFKIREQQPIGCMVTLRGVQMYEFLDRFVTVALPRVRDFRGISGRAFDGRGNYNIGVKEQIIFPEIEYDKVDALRGLNISITTTAKTDAEAKALLAGFRFPFKN encoded by the coding sequence ATGGCACGCCTCCAAGAGTTTTACCGCGACAAGCTCGCACCCGAACTGGTCAAGCAGTTCGGCTACAAGTCGCCGATGCAGGTCCCGCGTCTGCTGAAGATCACCCTGAACATGGGTGTCTCCGAAGCCGTCTCCGACAAGAAGGTCATGGACAACGCCGTCGCCGACCTGACCAAGATCGCCGGCCAGAAGCCCGTCGTCACCAAGGCCAAGAAGGCCATCGCCGGTTTCAAGATCCGCGAACAGCAACCCATCGGCTGCATGGTCACCCTGCGTGGCGTGCAAATGTATGAGTTCCTGGACCGTTTCGTCACCGTGGCCCTGCCCCGTGTGCGTGACTTCCGCGGCATCTCCGGCCGTGCCTTCGACGGCCGCGGCAACTACAACATCGGTGTCAAGGAACAGATCATTTTCCCTGAGATCGAGTACGACAAGGTCGACGCACTGCGCGGCCTGAACATCAGCATCACCACGACGGCCAAGACCGACGCAGAAGCCAAGGCGCTTCTCGCTGGCTTCCGCTTCCCGTTCAAGAACTGA
- the rpsN gene encoding 30S ribosomal protein S14, with product MAKQALIQRELKREKLAAKYAAKYTELKAIASDMKKSDGEREAARLGLQKLPRNANPTRQRNRCEMTGRPRGTFRQFGLARAKIRELAFAGDIPGITKASW from the coding sequence GTGGCTAAACAAGCTCTCATCCAGCGCGAACTCAAGCGCGAAAAGCTGGCAGCCAAGTACGCTGCCAAGTACACGGAACTCAAGGCGATCGCTTCTGACATGAAGAAGAGCGATGGCGAGCGCGAAGCTGCACGCCTGGGCCTGCAGAAGCTGCCCCGCAACGCCAACCCGACCCGTCAGCGCAACCGTTGCGAAATGACCGGCCGCCCGCGTGGCACCTTCCGTCAATTCGGCCTGGCTCGCGCCAAGATCCGGGAACTGGCATTCGCCGGTGACATCCCCGGCATCACCAAGGCCAGCTGGTAA
- the rpsH gene encoding 30S ribosomal protein S8, translating to MSMSDPIADLLTRIRNAQMVSKATVSVPSSKVKIAISQVLKDEGYIDSFEVKTVDNKSEIVITLKYYAGRPVIERIERVSRPGLRVYKGHDAIPQVMNGLGVAIVTTPQGVMTDRKARATGIGGEVLCYVA from the coding sequence ATGAGCATGAGTGATCCCATTGCCGACCTGCTGACGCGTATCCGTAACGCGCAGATGGTGTCCAAGGCAACCGTGTCGGTGCCGTCTTCCAAAGTGAAGATCGCCATCTCCCAGGTGCTGAAGGACGAAGGCTACATCGACAGCTTCGAAGTCAAGACCGTGGACAACAAGTCCGAGATCGTGATTACCCTGAAGTACTACGCCGGCCGTCCGGTGATCGAGCGCATCGAGCGCGTGAGCCGCCCCGGCCTGCGTGTGTACAAGGGCCACGACGCCATCCCCCAGGTCATGAATGGCCTCGGCGTCGCCATCGTCACCACCCCGCAAGGCGTGATGACCGACCGCAAGGCACGTGCTACCGGTATCGGTGGCGAAGTGCTCTGCTACGTCGCCTAA